In the Colletotrichum higginsianum IMI 349063 chromosome 7 map unlocalized unitig_7, whole genome shotgun sequence genome, one interval contains:
- a CDS encoding Alcohol dehydrogenase GroES-like domain-containing protein: MADSCRQHIHEGEFIAKFPLIPGHETVGVVAAVGPKVKDFKVGDRVAADNSELCNECFYCRRGELLLCEHFEAHGVTMNGGFAEYCAYPAGKVFKINNLNDVDATLLEPASCACHGLDKIRPRLGSSVLMFGAGPTGLMLAQLMRHNGGCNVTIAAPQGLKMDLARSLDAADNYIELSRSDPEVQFSQLKNDNPYGFDVVVEATGSVKILEDAINYVRRGGKLVVYGVYSSSARVSWPPSKIFGDEITILGSFSETYMFPATIDYLDSGKVKTKGIVNKTFRLEQFGEALESIKNKSAIKAAIVFDDATGV, encoded by the exons ATGGCTGATTCTTGTCGACAGCACATCCACGAGGGAGAATTCATCGCCAAGTTCCCCCTGATTCCTGGCCACGAGACCGTTggtgtcgtcgccgctgtcggACCC AAAGTCAAGGACTTCAAGGTCGGCGACCGTGTTGCCGCCGACAACAGCGAGCTCTGCAATGAGTGCTTCTACTGCCGCCGCGGAGAGCTTCTGCTCTGCGAGCAC TTCGAGGCTCACGGTGTCACCATGAACGGCGGTTTCGCCGAGTACTGCGCCTACCCCGCCGGCAAGGTCTTCAAGATCAACAACctcaacgacgtcgacgccaccCTCCTCGAGCCCGCCTCTTGCGCCTGCCACGGTCTGGACAAGATCCGGCCCCGCCTCGGCTCCAGCGTCCTCAtgttcggcgccggccccaCCGGTCTC ATGCTCGCCCAGCTGATGCGCCACAACGGTGGCTGCAACGTCACGATTGCCGCGCCTCAGGGTctcaagatggaccttgcccGCAgcctggacgccgccgacaactACATTGAGCTCTCCCGTTCCGACCCCGAGGTCCAGTTCTCCCAGCTCAAGAACGACAACCCGTACggcttcgacgtcgtcgtcgaggccacGGGCTCCGTCAAGatcctcgaggacgccatcaacTACGTCCGTCGCGGCGGCAAGCTTGTCGTCTACGG TGTCTACTCCAGCTCCGCCCGCGTCTCATGGCCCCCTTCCAAGATCTTTGGTGATGAGATCACCATCCTCGGATCTTTCTCCGAGACCTACATGTTCC CCGCCACTATTGACTACCTCGACTCCGGCAAGGTCAAGACCAAGGGCATTGTCAACAAGACCTTCAGACTCGAGCAGTTCGGTGAGGCCCTCGAGTCTATAAAGAACAAGAGcgccatcaaggccgccatcgtcttTGATGACGCCACTGGAGTGTAA
- a CDS encoding Alcohol dehydrogenase GroES-like domain-containing protein → MANLSNLPKQMKALRYEKPEDWSIVQVPLPELRENDVLVKVRACGVCGTGESILRRILHCLCRASAAIKQTVGEHVQLTPVPQTWYMTNPP, encoded by the exons ATGGCGAACCTTTCGAACCTCCCCAAGCAGATGAAGGCTCTCCG ATACGAGAAGCCCGAGGATTGGTCAATTGTCCAGGTCCCTCTGCCAGAGCTCCGGGAGAACGACGTCCTGGTCAAGGTTCGCGCGTGCGGTGTATGTGGCACTGGTGAGTCGATTCTCCGTCGTATCCTGCATTGCTTATGTCGTGCGAGTGCGGCTATCAAACAAACAGTTGGGGAACATGTGCAACTAACACCAGTGCCACAGACTTGGTACATGACAAACCCCCCCTGA
- a CDS encoding Plectin/S10 domain-containing protein has protein sequence MLIPKADRKKIHEYLFREGVLVAKKDFNLPKHPDIDTKNLFVVKALQSLNSRGYVKTQFSWQYYYYTLTPEGLDYLREWLHLPAEIVPATHIKQQRSHAPPRGMLGEGERERRPFGGRGRGGDRGDREGGYRRRDAGEGGKEGGAPGGFEPQFRGGFGRGRGAAPPS, from the exons ATGTTGATCCCCAAGGCCGACCGCAAGAAGATCCACGAG TACCTCTTCCGTGAGGGTGTCCTCGTCGCGAAGAAGGACTTCAACCTCCCCAAGCACCCCGACATCGACACCAAGaacctcttcgtcgtcaaggccCTGCAGTCCCTCAACTCCCGCGGCTATGTCAAGACCCAGTTCTCGTGGCaatactactactacacCCTGACCCCCGAGGGTCTTGACTACCTCCGCGAGTGGCTTCACCTTCCCGCCGAGATCGTCCCCGCCACCCACATCAAGCAGCAGCGCTCCCACGCTCCCCCCCGCGGCatgctcggcgagggcgagcgcGAGAGAAGACCTTtcggcggccgtggccgtggtggcGACCGTGGTGACCGTGAGGGTGGCTACCGCCGCCGTGACgctggcgagggcggcaaggagggTGGTGCGCCTGGTGGATTCGAGCCCCAATT CCGTGGTGGCtttggccgtggccgtggtgCCGCTCCCCCTTCGTAA
- a CDS encoding Cytochrome c oxidase subunit 6B: MSDDQELVTKPFKFVTGTDARFPNMNQTKHCWQNYVDYHKCINAKGEDFAPCRQVRTLGDYSLDAPEN, encoded by the exons ATGTCCGACGATCAGGAGCTCGTTACCAAGCCTTTCAAGTTCGTCACTG GCACCGATGCCCGCTTCCCGAACATGAACCAGACCAAGCACTGCTGGCAAAACTATGTCGACTACCACAAGTGCATCAACGCCAAGGGCGAGGACTTCGCCCCCTGCCGCCAGGTCCGGACTCTCGGCGATTACTCTTTAGACGCACCAGAAAACTAA
- a CDS encoding RNA recognition domain-containing protein, with protein sequence MTDSARWKATVFVGGLASIVTASNVHDAFIPFGEIADVSLPKNDKPNSTDPHRGFAYVEYEDAEDAKEAIDNMDQSEFFGRVIKVSAAKVPKSADEGLGSKKAVWEREGWLAEHAMGDEERLAEEQTTEIEVRGDDPMQGLEGLDVAGPRPE encoded by the exons ATGACGGACTCCGCGCGCTGGAAGGCGACCGTGTTCGTGGGTGGGCTGGCTTCGATCGTGACGGCCTCCAACGTCCACGATGCCTTCATCCCCTTTGGCGAAATCGCCGATGTGTCGCTGCCGAAAAACGACAAGCCGAACTCAACCGACCCTCACAGGGGCTTCGCCTACGTTGAGTATGAAGACGCGGAGGATGCCAAAGAAGCCATCGACAACATGGATCAGTCCGAGTTCTTCGGACGAGTCATCAAAGTATCAGCCGCCAAGGTGCCGAAGAGCGCAGACGAGGGTCTCGGAAGCAAGAAGGCTGTTTGGGAACGG GAGGGATGGCTGGCAGAACATGCCATGGGTGATGAAGAAAGGCTCGCAGAAGAGCAAACTACTGAGATTGAAGTGCGTGGAGACGACCCCATGCAAGGTCTGGAGGGACTTGACGTCGCCGGACCAAGGCCGGAGTGA
- a CDS encoding WD domain-containing protein, translated as MVRLREIPRTAAFAWSPDPSKPLLITGTRAGAVDADFSDETKLELWDLNLDNQDQGLELQPIASISTDSRFYDLAWGPPDSDHPRGIIAGALENGSLDLWDAEKLIDGAEDAFMSRTTKHTGAIKSLQFNPLRPQILATAGAKGELFIYDVNDVENPFRLGTAAARADDLECVAWNRKVAHILATGGSGGFVTVWDLKTKKASLTLNNNRKPVSAIAWDPNNSTKLLTATYDDTAPVIFLWDLRNSNAPERTLQGHEQGILSLSWCQQDSDLLLSCGKDNRTLIWNPQTGDRYGEFPEVTNWTFLTRFNPSNPNLSATAGFDGKITIQTLQNTNPSNTQAATTNNLDGEDFFTSAQTQPQGASFSLNKAPKWLERPIGASFGFGGKLVIFKQNAQQRSTKISISQFSVDSSIGPATEKFEEALQSGDVVSLCESRKEQAKSEEEKADWLVMETLTAENPRKRIIEYLGFNEEEITNGVSSKDEDKTEDTSDEKKETKEGEKSDNLWGEGDGEGEEDFLSNLSANKGAKTDSPFHLLADTDTTVEKSITKALMLGNFAKATEISLKEERWADAFLIANCGGQELVDKVQSAYLASKDGVPSYVRLLGSVITKNLWDVVYNADLENWKESMAILCTFSDPKEFPDLCEALGDRILESGSRKDASFCFLVGSKLEKVVSIWITELEEAEQAGVQEPSDDSTFSVHARSLQHFIEKVTIFRQVTKFQDSGKDQSADWKLSALYEKYTEYADIIAAHGQLAVAQKYLDLLPKDYPQAELARSRLGRATQKGAAAQAAPKPVSGRRPGQPPVVSNQRATPAYQPTVPTPTPGSSNPYAPAAPSLVTPPAPAAPSNPYAPATPAIGGYTPAATQAPYAPAQGYQPPAAQPYQAPSGYGPPPNNFGAVPPPPRNSTPTSTFRPKESWNDVPLVARAPPSRKTTPSVAAITSPFPNQGSQPGPPQSPYGRTGSTPPPPPPKGPAPPRVTSPLAGPPQTFQGPPRPTSAASNAYTPPPPQPGAAPSMAPPPMPRTASPYNPAPSSAPPSNRYAPAPSAQPQASQPPLGSSMPPPGSQPPPRNPYAPPPQSNTPQNQYPPQSYGAPSAGAPPPAATSRPPTGPPPSSGPPPAGRAQPTPPPPKAAAAPPKPKHPAGDRSHIPAHAQRLVDVLSSDMQRVASRAPTSFAAQVKDTQKRLNLLFDHLNNEELVKPDTIDQLCALGEAIEQKNYEVAHRIQVEIQRDKTDECGNWMVGVKRLISMSKATP; from the exons ATGGTTCGCCTTCGCGAGATCCCGAGGACCGCGGCCTTCGCCTGGTCCCCCGACCCGTCAAAGCCACTTTTGATTACTGGTACCAGAGCTGGAGCTGTCGATGCCGACTTCTCTGATGAGACCAAGCTGGAGCTGTGGGACCTGAACCTTGACAACCAAGACCAAGGCCTCGAGCTGCAGCCCATAGCTAGCATCAGCACCGACTCGAG ATTCTATGACCTTGCCTGGGGACCTCCCGATTCCGACCATCCCAggggcatcatcgccggTGCTCTGGAAAATGGCTCTCTCGACCTCTgggacgccgagaagctcatcgacggcgccgaagacgcATTCATGTCCCGAACAACGAAGCACACCGGTGCAATCAAATCCCTCCAGTTCAACCCCCTCCGACCCCAAATCCTCGCAACCGCTGGCGCGAAGGGAGAACTGTTCATTTACGACGTCAACGATGTCGAGAACCCGTTCCGTCTcgggaccgccgccgcccgcgcaGATGATCTGGAATGCGTCGCATGGAACCGCAAGGTTGCCCACATTCTGGCCACCGGTGGATCTGGTGGCTTCGTCACCGTCTGGGACTTGAAGACCAAGAAGGCGTCTTTGACGTTGAACAACAACAGGAAACCCGTCAGCGCCATCGCCTGGGACCCCAATAACTCGACCAAGCTCCTCACCGCCACGTACGACGATACGGCTCCTGTCATCTTCCTTTGGGATCTCAGAAACTCCAATGCGCCGGAGAGGACGCTCCAGGGACACGAACAGGGCATTCTGTCCTTGTCTTGGTGTCAGCAGGACAGCGACTTGCTGCTTTCGTGTGGCAAGGACAACAGAACCCTCATCTGGAACCCTCAGACGGGCGACCGTTACGGAGAGTTCCCCGAGGTCACAAACTGGACCTTCCTCACTCGGTTCAACCCTTCCAACCCCAACCTCTCCGCGACCGCTGGGTTCGATGGCAAGATCACCATTCAGACACTCCAAAACACCAACCCCTCAAACACTCAGGCCGCCACCACGAACAAcctggacggcgaggatTTCTTCACGAGCGCTCAGACTCAGCCTCAGGGAGCATCTTTCTCCCTGAATAAAGCGCCCAAGTGGCTCGAGCGCCCCATCGGAGCTTCGTTTGGATTCGGCGGAAAGCTCGTCATCTTTAAGCAAAATGCCCAGCAAAGGTCTACCAAGATTTCCATCTCCCAGTTTTCCGTCGACTCGTCCATCGGCCCCGCGACGGAAAAGTTCGAGGAAGCTCTGCAATCGGGCGACGTTGTCAGCCTATGCGAATCTCGTAAGGAGCAAGCCAAGAGCGAGGAGGAAAAGGCAGACTGGCTTGTCATGGAGACGCTTACGGCCGAGAACCCGCGCAAGCGCATCATTGAGTATCTCGGCTTTAATGAGGAGGAGATTACCAACGGAGTCTCAAGCAAGGACGAAGATAAGACAGAGGATACTTCAgatgagaagaaggagaccaaggagggagagaagtCCGACAACCTGTGGGGCGAGGGTgatggcgaaggcgaagaagactTCCTGTCCAACCTGTCGGCGAACAAGGGGGCGAAGACGGACAGTCCCTTCCACTTGCTCGCGGATACTGACACCACAGTGGAGAAGTCCATCACCAAGGCGTTGATGCTCGGAAACTTTGCGAAGGCCACGGAGATCTCCCTCAAGGAGGAGCGCTGGGCAGATGCTTTCCTCATCGCTAACTGTGGTGGCCAGGAGCTGGTGGACAAGGTACAGTCTGCCTACCTCGCCAGCAAAGACGGTGTTCCCAGCTACGTCCGGCTCCTTGGCTCTGTCATCACTAAGAATCTATGGGATGTGGTCTACAACGCCGATCTTGAGAACTGGAAGGAGAGCATGGCCATCTTGTGCACGTTCTCAGACCCCAAAGAGTTCCCCGATCTCTGCGAGGCCCTTGGAGATCGCATTCTCGAGAGCGGCTCCCGTAAGGATGCATCCTTTTGCTTCCTTGTTGGATCGAAGCTTGAGAAGGTTGTCTCCATCTGGATTACGGAactcgaggaggccgagcaAGCCGGCGTGCAGGAGCCCAGTGACGACTCGACATTCTCCGTCCATGCACGTTCGCTGCAGCACTTCATTGAGAAGGTCACCATCTTCCGCCAAGTCACTAAATTCCAAGACTCCGGAAAGGATCAGAGTGCCGACTGGAAGCTGTCAGCTCTGTACGAGAAGTACACGGAGTACGCCGACATCATTGCCGCTCATGGCCAGCTGGCTGTGGCGCAGAAGTACCTGGATCTGCTGCCCAAGGACTACCCCCAAGCCGAGTTGGCGCGAAGCCGCTTGGGACGTGCAACCCAGAAGGGCGCGGCCGCTCAGGCTGCGCCCAAGCCGGTTTCTGGCCGCAGGCCTGGTCAACCTCCTGTCGTTAGCAACCAGCGGGCCACTCCGGCCTACCAGCCTACGGTCCCCACTCCGACTCCTGGTAGCTCCAACCCGTACGCGCCGGCAGCCCCGTCTCTCGTTACCCCACCTGCCCCGGCAGCTCCGTCAAACCCCTATGCCCCGGCCACCCCGGCCATCGGTGGTTACACCCCTGCTGCCACCCAGGCTCCTTACGCCCCGGCCCAAGGCTATCAGCCTCCGGCAGCCCAGCCCTACCAAGCGCCCTCGGGCTACGGACCACCGCCCAACAACTTCGGCGccgtgccgccgcctccccgtAATTCTACGCCTACTTCCACTTTCCGCCCGAAGGAGAGTTGGAATGACGTTCCGTTGGTTGCTAGGGCACCTCCTTCCAGGAAGACGACTCCTAGCGTTGCTGCCATCACTTCGCCCTTCCCTAACCAGGGCAGCCAGCCGGGTCCTCCTCAGAGCCCTTACGGACGCACTGGCTCGActcctcccccgcctcctcctAAGGGCCCGGCACCACCCCGTGTTACGTCTCCCCTGGCCGGGCCTCCTCAAACTTTCCAggggccgccgaggccgacatcgGCTGCCTCAAATGCGTAtacccctccgccgccccagccTGGCGCAGCTCCTTCTATGGCGCCGCCTCCCATGCCTCGCACCGCGTCGCCGTACAACCCTGCTCCATCAAGCGCACCCCCGTCCAACCGCTACGCGCCTGCTCCTTCCGCTCAGCCGCAGGCCAGCCAGCCGCCCCTGGGCTCCTCTATGCCTCCTCCCGGGAgccagccgccgccaaggaaCCCCtacgcgccgccgccccagtCAAACACGCCACAGAACCAGTATCCGCCTCAGTCGTACGGGGCTCCCTCCGCCGGtgcaccgccgcccgccgcaaCCTCGAGACCTCCTACCGGACCTCCTCCCTCTAGCGGGCCGCCACCTGCAGGCAGAGCCCAGCCTacgcctccccccccaaaggCAGCAGCTGCTccgcccaagcccaagcACCCTGCTGGTGACAGGTCTCACATCCCGGCTCATGCCCAGCGCTTGGTTGACGTTCTCAGCTCGGACATGCAACGTGTAGCCTCCCGGGCGCCTACTTCCTTTGCCGCCCAGGTCAAGGACACACAGAAGCGCCTCAACCTGCTGTTCGACCACCTCAACAACGAGGAGTTGGTCAAGCCTGATACGATCGACCAGCTTTGTGCGTTGGGTGAGGCCATCGAGCAGAAGAACTACGAGGTGGCCCACAGGATCCAGGTCGAGATCCAGCGGGACAAGACGGACGAGTGTGGCAACTGGATG GTTGGTGTGAAGCGCCTGATCAGTATGAGCAAGGCCACTCCATAA
- a CDS encoding Capsule polysaccharide biosynthesis protein has translation MLHFTIPDGATGLREVPRSQLDLRTDAEIISELSTFRPVTSEKNVWAFWDKGIDAVYPSYKCTVLNWVRKLGPEWTVRLLDLVDGSPNNIYNFISKDWLPDCLVNMTMDGAHKAQHASDLIRLPLLFEHGGVWMDVGNMLHTHLDDLFWNALSDPESSYEIGLWIITGQIRKTWGSFGNFMLAARKGSIFIKNWHYGFKELWKGHNNERGFHKHPLIQEIGVADGMADWNFEEKVLEMSDYVAQMLIGDRTRNLLDVETGWNGREFYETKAFMVEGISNGILGAMKTDYDGAKQIDIFTTRLDEPDDNKRKAAEDFVIDMLENSHMYKVYHNSAGGLPALGDLIKKEGLRDADHRPGSFGELYRYGTVHWRSTRQVEQLSPPPSEEKLIRATPTTSSTARS, from the coding sequence ATGCTTCATTTCACAATTCCAGATGGGGCCACCGGCCTGAGGGAGGTGCCACGGTCCCAGCTCGACCTGAGAACCGACGCAGAAATCATCTCCGAACTCAGCACCTTCCGCCCCGTCACCTCTGAAAAAAACGTCTGGGCATTCTGGGATAAGGGCATTGACGCCGTGTATCCCAGCTACAAATGCACCGTTTTGAACTGGGTGCGCAAACTGGGTCCCGAATGGACTGTCCGgctgctcgacctcgttgaCGGCTCCCCAAACAACATCTACAACTTCATCAGCAAAGATTGGCTGCCCGACTGCCTCGTCAATATGACCATGGACGGAGCTCACAAGGCCCAGCATGCGTCGGATCTCATCCGGCTGCCGCTACTCTTCGAGCACGGTGGCGTATGGATGGACGTCGGTAACATGCTGCATAcccatctcgacgacctctTCTGGAATGCCCTTTCGGACCCTGAATCTTCTTACGAAATTGGTCTGTGGATCATCACCGGCCAGATTAGGAAGACGTGGGGCAGCTTCGGCAACTTTATGCTCGCTGCCAGAAAGGGCTCCATCTTCATCAAGAACTGGCACTACGGCTTCAAGGAACTTTGGAAGGGTCATAACAATGAACGCGGCTTCCACAAGCACCCTCTGATTCAGGAGAttggcgtcgccgacggtATGGCTGACTGGAActtcgaggagaaggtcttGGAGATGAGCGACTACGTGGCCCAGATGCTCATAGGCGACCGTACCAGGAACCTCCTCGATGTGGAGACAGGTTGGAACGGACGCGAGTTTTACGAGACAAAGGCTTTCATGGTAGAAGGCATCAGCAACGGTATCCTCGGCGCGATGAAGACGGACTACGACGGGGCGAAACAGATTGACATCTTCACGACAAGACTGGACGAGCCAGACGACAATAAGAggaaggccgccgaggattTTGTGATCGACATGCTGGAGAACAGCCACATGTACAAAGTGTACCACAACTCGGCCGGCGGGCTGCCTGCGCTGGGAGACTTGatcaagaaggagggtcTTCGAGATGCGGATCACAGACCGGGGTCCTTTGGGGAGCTTTACAGATATGGAACAGTGCATTGGCGGTCTACAAGACAAGTGGAGCAACTTTCGCCGCCTCCCAGTGAGGAGAAGCTGATCCGAGCTACTCCAACAACATCTTCGACAGCAAGGAGCTAG